From a region of the Stenotrophomonas sp. BIO128-Bstrain genome:
- a CDS encoding GntP family permease, which produces MGLLGMLVGLGLLMYLSYRGWSVLLLAPAAALVVAAFSGEPLLAHWTLTFMSAAAGFISQFFPLFLLGALFGKLMEDSGSVEAIAAFMTAKLGTRRAMLAVVLSGALVTYGGVSLFVAIFVLVPMAAVLFRGAGIPRRLMPPALALALGTMTFTMSAMPGTPSIQNAIPMPFFGTTPFAAPGLGLIASAIMLAFGLWWLARAERRARLAGEGFGELATPDAGMVAEDEIVRERAAVAQPFDPAEAAHGVQGSGLPSALVAFAPLAVVIGVNLLMSLLILPRMDVSYLQYARFGETSLSEVAGVWSVSVALAAAIATTIALNLRRFPSLRSSMDSGANASVLPILAVGSLVGFGAVVAAMPAFEIVRDWVLGIGGGPLVSLAVATNILAGLTGSASGGLTIALDALGPTFMAIAYETGLSPELMHRVAVIGAGTLDSLPHNGAVVTLLAVCGCTHRDSYGDIAVTAVLGSIVALVVVIVLGTMFGSF; this is translated from the coding sequence ATGGGACTGCTGGGCATGCTGGTCGGCCTCGGCCTGTTGATGTACCTGTCCTACCGGGGCTGGAGCGTGCTGCTGCTGGCGCCGGCCGCGGCGTTGGTGGTGGCGGCGTTCTCCGGCGAGCCGCTGCTGGCGCACTGGACCTTGACCTTCATGTCGGCCGCCGCCGGATTCATCTCCCAGTTCTTCCCGCTGTTCCTGCTCGGCGCGCTGTTCGGAAAGCTGATGGAGGACAGCGGCTCGGTCGAGGCCATCGCCGCGTTCATGACCGCCAAGCTCGGCACCCGGCGGGCGATGCTGGCGGTGGTGCTGTCCGGCGCGCTGGTGACCTACGGCGGGGTGAGCCTGTTCGTGGCGATCTTCGTGCTGGTGCCGATGGCCGCGGTGCTGTTCCGCGGCGCCGGCATCCCGCGTCGGCTGATGCCGCCGGCGCTGGCGCTGGCGCTGGGCACGATGACCTTCACCATGTCGGCCATGCCCGGCACGCCCTCGATCCAGAACGCGATCCCGATGCCGTTCTTCGGCACCACGCCGTTCGCCGCGCCCGGGCTGGGCCTGATCGCCTCGGCGATCATGCTGGCGTTCGGCCTGTGGTGGCTGGCCCGCGCCGAACGTCGCGCGCGGCTGGCGGGCGAAGGCTTCGGCGAGTTGGCCACGCCCGACGCCGGCATGGTGGCCGAGGACGAGATCGTGCGCGAACGCGCGGCGGTGGCGCAGCCCTTCGATCCGGCCGAGGCGGCGCATGGCGTCCAGGGCAGCGGCCTGCCGTCGGCGCTGGTTGCGTTCGCGCCGCTGGCGGTGGTGATCGGGGTGAACCTGCTGATGTCGCTGCTGATCCTGCCGCGGATGGACGTGTCCTACCTGCAGTACGCGCGCTTCGGCGAAACCTCGCTGTCCGAGGTGGCGGGCGTGTGGTCGGTGTCGGTGGCGCTGGCCGCGGCGATCGCCACCACCATCGCGCTGAACCTGCGCCGCTTCCCCTCGCTGCGTTCGAGCATGGACTCCGGCGCCAACGCCTCGGTGCTGCCGATCCTGGCGGTGGGCAGCCTGGTCGGTTTCGGCGCGGTGGTCGCGGCGATGCCGGCCTTCGAGATCGTGCGCGACTGGGTACTGGGCATCGGCGGCGGTCCGCTGGTGTCGCTGGCGGTGGCGACCAACATCCTCGCCGGCCTCACCGGCTCGGCGTCCGGCGGCCTGACCATCGCCCTGGATGCGCTGGGTCCGACTTTCATGGCCATCGCCTACGAGACCGGACTGTCGCCGGAGCTGATGCATCGGGTGGCGGTGATCGGCGCCGGCACCCTGGACAGCCTGCCGCACAACGGCGCGGTGGTGACTCTGCTGGCGGTGTGCGGCTGCACCCACCGCGACAGCTACGGCGACATCGCGGTGACCGCGGTGCTCGGCTCGATCGTGGCGCTGGTGGTGGTGATCGTGCTGGGGACGATGTTCGGGTCGTTCTGA
- a CDS encoding patatin-like phospholipase family protein: MSTPARTRKATPARKTAASKPAPRRKSRAAPPPELLSIDLALQGGGSHGAFTWGVLDRLLEEEWLRIDGVSGTSAGAMNAAVLVDGFERGSRQGAREALARFWRAVSDAARFSPLQRGPLDVLMGRWSLEGSPAFLAMDLVSRLWSPYDLNPFGVNPLRDILERSLDFDALSKSDIKLFITATNVRTGRGKVFRNAELSPDVLLASACLPNMFQAVEVDGEYYWDGGYSGNPTMTPLVRDCNSDDVILVAVNPVERPDRPTGAREILNRINEISFNAGLLKELRMIALLRQVADVGNCEGARWASKRIHLVRNDLATVLDSSSKMSAEWAFLEMLHKEGRRVAESFLAQDGANLGKRSSIDLNVLLEGV, encoded by the coding sequence ATGAGCACTCCGGCCCGCACCCGCAAGGCCACCCCGGCCAGGAAGACCGCTGCGTCCAAGCCGGCGCCGCGCCGCAAGAGCCGTGCGGCGCCGCCGCCCGAACTCCTGTCCATCGACCTGGCCTTGCAGGGCGGCGGCTCGCACGGCGCCTTCACCTGGGGCGTGCTCGACCGCTTGCTGGAAGAGGAGTGGCTGCGGATCGATGGCGTGTCCGGTACTTCCGCAGGCGCGATGAACGCGGCCGTGCTGGTCGATGGCTTCGAACGTGGCAGTCGCCAGGGCGCGCGCGAGGCGCTGGCCCGGTTCTGGCGCGCGGTGTCCGACGCAGCGCGCTTCAGTCCGCTGCAGCGCGGGCCGCTGGACGTGCTGATGGGACGCTGGAGCCTGGAGGGCTCGCCGGCGTTCCTGGCCATGGACCTGGTGTCGCGGCTGTGGTCGCCCTACGACCTCAATCCGTTCGGCGTCAATCCGCTGCGCGACATCCTGGAGCGCTCACTCGATTTCGACGCGCTGTCGAAGTCGGACATCAAGCTGTTCATCACCGCCACCAACGTGCGTACCGGCCGCGGCAAGGTGTTCCGCAACGCCGAACTGAGCCCGGACGTGCTGCTGGCCTCGGCCTGCCTGCCGAACATGTTCCAGGCGGTGGAGGTGGACGGCGAGTACTACTGGGACGGCGGCTACTCCGGCAACCCGACCATGACCCCGCTGGTGCGCGACTGCAATTCGGACGACGTGATCCTGGTCGCGGTCAACCCGGTCGAGCGTCCCGACCGGCCGACCGGCGCGCGCGAGATCCTCAACCGGATCAACGAGATTTCCTTCAACGCCGGCCTGCTCAAGGAACTGCGCATGATCGCGCTGCTGCGCCAGGTGGCCGACGTGGGCAACTGCGAGGGCGCGCGCTGGGCGAGCAAGCGCATCCACCTGGTGCGCAACGACCTGGCCACCGTGCTGGATTCCTCGTCGAAGATGAGCGCCGAGTGGGCGTTCCTGGAGATGTTGCACAAGGAGGGGCGGCGCGTGGCCGAGTCCTTCCTGGCGCAGGACGGCGCCAACCTGGGCAAGCGCTCATCGATCGACCTGAACGTGCTGCTGGAAGGAGTGTGA
- a CDS encoding thioredoxin family protein has translation MFGTAVWLLWVLGQQTGIDGAGALLALLVTLALVLWAFGLQGRTRLLIASLSVAFGAFLLATIGPNVIHTALPAAQAAAAAGERWQPWSPERVQAVLGTGQPVFVDFTAAWCVTCQYNKKTTLANDEVLNAFDAAKVQTFRADWTRRDATITAELNKLGRSGVPVYVLQAPGKPPIVLSEILSVADVKAALGQL, from the coding sequence ATGTTCGGCACCGCGGTGTGGCTGCTGTGGGTGCTGGGCCAGCAGACCGGCATCGACGGCGCGGGCGCGCTGCTGGCGCTGCTGGTGACGCTGGCGCTGGTGCTGTGGGCGTTCGGCCTGCAGGGCCGCACGCGCCTGCTGATTGCTTCGCTTTCGGTAGCGTTCGGCGCTTTCCTGCTGGCCACCATCGGCCCGAACGTCATCCACACGGCGCTGCCCGCCGCGCAGGCCGCAGCGGCGGCGGGCGAGCGCTGGCAACCCTGGTCGCCCGAGCGCGTGCAGGCCGTGCTGGGCACCGGCCAGCCGGTGTTCGTCGACTTCACCGCCGCCTGGTGCGTGACCTGCCAGTACAACAAGAAGACCACGCTGGCCAACGACGAGGTGCTGAACGCGTTCGACGCTGCCAAGGTGCAGACCTTCCGCGCCGACTGGACGCGGCGCGACGCCACCATCACCGCCGAGCTGAACAAGCTCGGCCGCAGCGGCGTGCCGGTGTACGTGCTGCAGGCGCCCGGCAAGCCGCCCATCGTGCTGAGCGAAATCCTCAGCGTGGCCGACGTGAAGGCGGCACTGGGCCAGCTGTAG
- a CDS encoding membrane-bound PQQ-dependent dehydrogenase, glucose/quinate/shikimate family → MTPPHHPTAAAPATLFSGPAWWLQIVLAWLLLLLALAMAALGVQLLALGGSAYYLLAGVAALAGALLVLRRRVSAGLWCYGLTVLATLAWALWEIHGKGWRPAWGFDLAGRVGLLAGLWLLMALAWWWMRRRAGDRGPRRRSPAWAPVAAVTVLGTLALTALAPRLWPAQAQAAPQAAAPDALGRTALKRGADEWLAFGGSNLGQRFSEAAQITPRNVGQLEQAWAFHTNDWAPNERVYYAFQNTPLKIGDSLYVCSPSSQVFALDPATGRQQWHFDPQVPPAAMEPLFSATCRAVGYHEQAQAPAGELCARRILLATTDSRLIALDAASGQVCPGFGHGGTVNLAERMGNQVIGFSSNTSGPAVVGGLVIVGQQVSDNQRRDAPGGVVRAYDAVTGALRWAWDAKRADDAQAPLAAGELWPRGTPNVWNVISADERLGLVFMGTGNAAADHYGGDRTAAEDAFTSAVVALDMHTGNTRWHVNTVHHDLWDYDLGAQPLVTDIDVDGTPRRVVVQGTKTGSVFVLDARTGEAVKPVQERPVPAGTLPGERYAPTQPQSVGMPNFAGMPGPEPEVLTEANSFGLTPIDAALCRIAFRQMEYEGMYTPPSENPGGILLFPGIVGGMNWGGLAVDPEAQLLITNHSRLPNRITLTPRAQVEDRALGDGGARADQRIAPQAGTPYGVARPNWMSPLQVPCIDPPWGFLSATDLRSGRLLWSRPLGTGFDTGPLGIPTRLKITIGTPNLGGAVVTRSGLTFIAAAQDNYLRAFDTRSGELLWEGRLPAGAQASAMTYMHQGRQYVAIAAGGHARFETKLGDSLVVFALPEGGR, encoded by the coding sequence CAGCGCCGGCCTGTGGTGCTACGGGCTCACCGTGCTGGCCACCCTGGCGTGGGCGCTGTGGGAGATTCACGGCAAGGGCTGGCGCCCGGCCTGGGGTTTCGACCTGGCGGGGCGCGTGGGCCTGCTGGCCGGCCTGTGGCTGCTGATGGCGCTGGCCTGGTGGTGGATGCGCCGCCGCGCGGGCGACCGCGGGCCACGACGCCGGTCACCGGCCTGGGCACCGGTGGCCGCGGTGACGGTGCTGGGCACGCTGGCCCTGACGGCGCTGGCCCCGCGCCTGTGGCCGGCGCAGGCGCAGGCGGCGCCGCAAGCCGCCGCGCCCGATGCGCTGGGCCGCACCGCCTTGAAGCGCGGTGCCGACGAGTGGCTGGCCTTCGGCGGCTCCAACCTGGGCCAGCGCTTTTCCGAGGCGGCGCAGATCACGCCGCGCAACGTTGGGCAACTCGAGCAGGCCTGGGCGTTCCACACCAACGACTGGGCGCCCAACGAGCGCGTGTACTACGCCTTCCAGAACACGCCGCTGAAGATCGGCGACAGCCTGTACGTGTGCTCGCCCAGCAGCCAGGTGTTCGCGCTCGACCCGGCCACCGGCCGCCAGCAGTGGCACTTCGACCCCCAGGTGCCGCCGGCCGCGATGGAGCCGCTGTTCAGCGCCACCTGCCGCGCCGTCGGCTACCACGAGCAGGCGCAGGCGCCCGCTGGCGAGCTGTGCGCGCGCCGCATCCTGCTGGCCACCACCGACAGCCGGCTGATCGCGCTGGACGCGGCCAGCGGGCAGGTGTGTCCCGGCTTCGGCCACGGCGGCACCGTGAACCTGGCCGAGCGCATGGGCAACCAGGTGATCGGCTTCTCGTCCAACACCTCGGGGCCGGCGGTGGTGGGTGGGCTGGTCATCGTGGGCCAGCAGGTCAGCGACAACCAGCGCCGCGACGCGCCGGGCGGCGTGGTGCGCGCCTACGACGCCGTTACCGGCGCGCTGCGCTGGGCCTGGGACGCCAAGCGTGCCGACGATGCGCAGGCCCCGCTGGCCGCAGGCGAGCTGTGGCCGCGCGGCACGCCCAACGTGTGGAACGTGATCTCGGCCGACGAGCGTCTGGGCCTGGTGTTCATGGGCACCGGCAACGCCGCCGCCGACCATTACGGCGGCGACCGCACGGCGGCCGAGGACGCCTTCACCTCGGCCGTGGTGGCGCTCGACATGCACACCGGCAACACGCGCTGGCACGTCAACACCGTGCACCACGACCTGTGGGACTACGACCTGGGCGCGCAGCCCCTGGTGACCGACATCGACGTCGACGGCACGCCACGCCGCGTGGTGGTGCAGGGCACCAAGACCGGCTCGGTGTTCGTGCTGGACGCGCGCACCGGCGAGGCCGTCAAGCCGGTGCAGGAGCGCCCGGTGCCCGCCGGCACGCTGCCGGGCGAGCGCTACGCGCCGACGCAGCCGCAATCGGTCGGCATGCCCAACTTCGCCGGCATGCCCGGCCCCGAGCCCGAGGTGCTGACCGAGGCCAACAGCTTCGGCCTGACGCCCATCGACGCCGCGCTGTGCCGCATCGCCTTCCGCCAGATGGAGTACGAGGGCATGTACACGCCGCCCAGCGAGAACCCCGGCGGCATCCTGCTGTTTCCCGGCATCGTGGGCGGCATGAACTGGGGCGGGCTGGCGGTCGACCCCGAGGCACAGCTGCTCATCACCAACCACAGCCGCCTGCCGAACCGCATCACGCTGACGCCGCGCGCGCAGGTGGAGGACCGGGCGCTGGGCGACGGCGGCGCGCGCGCCGACCAGCGCATCGCGCCGCAGGCCGGCACGCCCTATGGCGTGGCGCGGCCCAACTGGATGTCGCCGCTGCAGGTGCCCTGCATCGACCCGCCCTGGGGCTTTCTGTCGGCCACCGACCTGCGCAGCGGCCGGCTGCTGTGGTCGCGCCCCCTGGGCACCGGCTTCGACACCGGGCCGCTGGGCATACCGACGCGGCTGAAGATCACCATCGGCACGCCCAACCTCGGCGGCGCGGTGGTGACGCGCTCGGGCCTCACCTTCATCGCCGCCGCGCAGGACAACTACCTGCGCGCCTTCGACACCCGAAGCGGCGAGCTGCTGTGGGAAGGGCGCCTGCCCGCCGGCGCCCAGGCCTCGGCCATGACCTACATGCACCAGGGGCGGCAGTACGTGGCCATTGCCGCCGGCGGCCACGCGCGCTTCGAAACCAAGCTGGGCGACAGTCTGGTGGTGTTCGCCCTGCCCGAGGGCGGCCGCTGA